ATTTATTCCTGGTAGTGCTGTACAGCCAGGACAATATACTTTTGATGTCACAGAAGCACAGCAAGGCGGTTCGGCGGGGGCGATGACTTTGGTTTTGCAGACTGTGCTTTTACCTCTAGCTTTGGCTGCTGCTGATTCCCAAGTGATTTTAAAAGGCGGCACTCACGTTCCTTTTAGTCCGACAATGACATACATTGAGCAAGTTTATCTACCGATGCTGCGTCGTATGGGAGTCAAAGCCTCAGCAAAGCTACGTGCTTGGGGATGGTATCCCCAAGGTGGGGGGGAGATGCAGATCAAAGTCGGTGGTAATGGCACAATCAATGGCATCACTTTACTAGAACGTGGTAACTTACACCAAGTGCGGGGATTAGCGGTGGTAACAGAATTAGCTTCCCACATTGCTCAACGCATGGCGAATCGTGCCGAGAATTTATTGCGTCAAGCTGGCTTAAAAACTGCTATTGAGGCGCTGCGAGAAAAAGGTGTTGCACCAGGGGCGGGTGTGTTTTTAACTGCTGAGTATAAAAATAGTCTCACGGGATTTGGTGGATTTGGACGTTTGCGCTTACCAGCAGAGAAAGTTGCAGATATTGCTTGTCGCCAACTCTTACAATTTCATCAAACAGGTGCGCCAGTAGACGAACATTTGGCAGATCAATTATTGTTACCCGCAACTTTAGCATCTCAGGCCAGTCAGTATCGCGCATCTGAGATTAGCAGTCATTTAACAACAAATGCGGCGATTATTGAACGGTTTGGACTCGCGCGGGTGACAGTGGATGAAGCAGAGAAAATAGTTGCGATCGCACCTGCTGTCAGATAATTTAAAAACTAAACCAGTTTGACTTCTCAAAGGGAATATATTTTTGATTTAGCCAGGACTTTACAGATCCTGATGAGTGCATTTGTCCATAATTAGAGAGTACTTTCAAGCTAGCAAAAATCATATAATTAACATCCTCAGAATCTATCCATAATTATTGAATTGACAGAATGATAAGTTCACGAATCATCTTCTGTACAATAGATATACCGCAGCTATTTAAAAGGGCAATCAGGAGCGAACAAGTTTTAACTAACCTATAAATTGATGAATTTGGTTATGTTTATTACCTACGCAGGATGAATATTTAAGTTGAACTTGTTCTGATTCTAAAAATAGAGAACTTTATTAACAAGAGAAAGCTTATGTCTCAAGTTCTTATCGGTACAGAAAAAGGGCTTTTTCAGCTAGCCAGCAATAACCAGGTGATTCGCGATGAATCAGCACCGCCGACAATCAAATTTTTGGCGACTAGTCACGGTCAAGTTTATGCGTTGACTTTAGATGATGTACTTTGGTCGAAAAAAGAAAATGAAGCTTGGGAAATAGTTAACTCAAAACCAGTAACAGAAGAAGTATGGTCTTTTGCAGCTGATTCTCACGTTCTGGAGCGAGTTTATATAGGCGTGTCTCCAGCACTGCTATATCAAAGTAATGATGGTGGTAAAAATTGGAAACCTTGCGACTCTATCCGCCAGATTCCAGGTTATGAAACATGGACTTTTCCGCCACCTCCACATATTCCTCACGTTCGTTCTATAGCTTCAGCACCCAAAGCTGAAAATGGTATTTATATTGGAGTTGAAGAAGGCGGAATTTTTCGGAGTGACGACCAGGGTCAAACTTGGGAAAGCCTCAATGAAGGACTTTATTGGGATGTGCATACAGTCGTCCCAGCTAACGATGGCTTGCGGTTGTATGCAACGACTGGAAATGGTTTTTATCGCAGTGATGATGGCGGTCATCACTGGCGACATATCAAAGACGGACTAGAACGCAGTTACACAGTACCTTGTATTGCATCTTTGCAACAACCAAACCTATTATTTACTGCTGCGGCTGCTGGCCCACCACCAACTTGGGGACGGGGAACAAATGCGGCACTTTATCGTAGCTTAGATGGTGGCGAACACTGGCAAAAACTAGAACAGGGACTTCCATCAAAGTTCGATGCGATGATTCGAGCTTTAATTGTAGATCCAGAAGATAGAATTTTTGCGGCTGCTGGCGATGAGCTTTATATGAGTCAGGATTTAGGTGAAAGCTGGCAATTGTTAGGCAAAGATTTGTCTAATATTCGCGCATTAGCAGTGGTGTAAGCTGATTTTAATTAATTAAAATCAAGGCTTTCGCTTAATATTAATGGAGACTAAACGTGGTTACTAATTAGTTCATTACCCGCAAGTCTCCATTTAATTAGGACTTACGCAATTGGCACAAATAGCAGGCAGGGCAAAGCCCTGATACCAATTCACGAAAAATTTGATTCAAATAAAGCATCAAGAATAAAGTCCCAACCTGTAATAGAAGCAATGGTTGATGTGTTTAATTTCTCCAAACGCTTCCAGATAAATTGTCTTAATTCATCCAACGCTCCAAAACTTTCCCACGCCAAATATCTTTTAACTTCCTCCCACAATCGCTCAATTGGATTAACTTGCGGTGTATGTGGGGGTTGAAATAACAAAATTATATTTTCTGGTATCTGAAGATGTTGACTAAAATGAAAAGCACCATTGTCTAACTGAATAATATGTATATCTTGGGCATAATTAGCCGAGAATTTTTCTAGAAAAATCTGAAAACAAGCTGCATTTAAATGAGAGAATTCCCAAATAAAATTCTCACCAGTTAATGGTTCTACCAATCCATATAAATAAAAATTTTCTCGCTTCCATTGCATGATGCCAATAGGCTTAGTACCTTTTGTAGTAATTAATCTTCCTGCTTCTGTTTTCAGTCCTACGCGGCTTTCATCCTCACACCAATACCTAATTTTTCTTTGTCTATCTATTGGTGATATGACATATTTCTGAATTACGTCTAGGTATTGTGGGAGTTTTTTTTAAACTCTTCTTCCGCTTCTGGTTGGTGTTTAATGCCTACTGCACGCGGCACCTTTAGCTTCGCTTTCATTTGATAACGCACTGTATCATGTACTACTTTGTATGAAGCTTCTACACCCTCTACCGCTTTTAACCATGTTCGGATTTCTTCATAACTTTTAAATCCCTGGGGGTCTTCCAGTTCCTTTGAAAGCTGCTCTCGAACATCTGTGTTAATAATTGGTGGTCGTCCTGAACCTTTTTTTCTTGATACGAGACTAGTGATTCCTGACTCTGCATAAACTTTTAACCACCTTTGTACCGTCGCGCTTCCTCTGCCCAATACCACTGCTAAATCTTGTATTGTCTTTACCTGCTTTATCTTCAGTAAATACAACGCTTGAATCCGTTCTTTACCTAATGCTGTTTTTT
The genomic region above belongs to Calothrix sp. NIES-2098 and contains:
- a CDS encoding RNA 3'-terminal phosphate cyclase, coding for MIEIDGSYGEGGGQVLRTSLSLAAITGEAITIAGIRAKRKRPGLAAQHLTAVRAAAKICHAQMRGDALGSMKLEFIPGSAVQPGQYTFDVTEAQQGGSAGAMTLVLQTVLLPLALAAADSQVILKGGTHVPFSPTMTYIEQVYLPMLRRMGVKASAKLRAWGWYPQGGGEMQIKVGGNGTINGITLLERGNLHQVRGLAVVTELASHIAQRMANRAENLLRQAGLKTAIEALREKGVAPGAGVFLTAEYKNSLTGFGGFGRLRLPAEKVADIACRQLLQFHQTGAPVDEHLADQLLLPATLASQASQYRASEISSHLTTNAAIIERFGLARVTVDEAEKIVAIAPAVR
- a CDS encoding glycosyl hydrolase BNR repeat-containing protein is translated as MSQVLIGTEKGLFQLASNNQVIRDESAPPTIKFLATSHGQVYALTLDDVLWSKKENEAWEIVNSKPVTEEVWSFAADSHVLERVYIGVSPALLYQSNDGGKNWKPCDSIRQIPGYETWTFPPPPHIPHVRSIASAPKAENGIYIGVEEGGIFRSDDQGQTWESLNEGLYWDVHTVVPANDGLRLYATTGNGFYRSDDGGHHWRHIKDGLERSYTVPCIASLQQPNLLFTAAAAGPPPTWGRGTNAALYRSLDGGEHWQKLEQGLPSKFDAMIRALIVDPEDRIFAAAGDELYMSQDLGESWQLLGKDLSNIRALAVV
- a CDS encoding transposase family protein, with the translated sequence MQWKRENFYLYGLVEPLTGENFIWEFSHLNAACFQIFLEKFSANYAQDIHIIQLDNGAFHFSQHLQIPENIILLFQPPHTPQVNPIERLWEEVKRYLAWESFGALDELRQFIWKRLEKLNTSTIASITGWDFILDALFESNFS
- a CDS encoding putative transposase, coding for MAGVTKVKIKESAEELHELLRKQKTALGKERIQALYLLKIKQVKTIQDLAVVLGRGSATVQRWLKVYAESGITSLVSRKKGSGRPPIINTDVREQLSKELEDPQGFKSYEEIRTWLKAVEGVEASYKVVHDTVRYQMKAKLKVPRAVGIKHQPEAEEEFKKNSHNT